TGATGCTCGTTACCGGGAAACTGGAACACGCGGAACTGATGGCGCTCATCGCCGAGTACGGCCCTAAAATCCGACGGCACCTGGTCTGGGACCTGAACCAGGCCGACCTCGGCTCTCTTTCCGGGGACGAGTTCCACATGGTGGCGGCCCTGCTGCTGAAAAGCCTCACCAACCGTGTGCCAGGCGGGAAAACAGCCCTGGTTGCGACCAAGGACCTCACCTACGGCATGTCGCAGATGTACGGCACCATCGCCTCGCTCAGTCAACTACCGTTCAGCTACGCCGTCTTCCGAAGCATGGAGGAGGCGATGGAGTGGATCGCGGCATAGTTGCAATCTGCTGAAAATGTCTTACCCTTTCCCGAGAATTCAACCTGCGCAGGAGGAACTATGCCTAAAGTTACTTTCAAGGGAAACCCGGTGACACTGGTGGGGCCTGAACTGAAGGTGGGAGACGCCGCTCCCAATTTCGCCGTGGTAGACAACTCTCTCAACCAGGTGACCCTGGCCAACTATGAGGGAAAAGTGAAGATCATCAGCGCCGTTCCTTCACTGGACACGCCGGTCTGTGACACGGAGACGAGGCGCTTCAACCAGGAAGCTGCGGGGCTCCCCGGCAACGTGGTGGTCCTGACCGTCAGCGCCGACCTCCCCTTCGCCCAGAAGAGGTGGTGCGGGGCCGCCGGCATCGACAAGGTGGTCACCCTCTCCGACTACCGCGACCGTTCCTTCGCCCTGGCCTACGGGGTGCTGATCGAGGAACTGAAACTGCTGGCCCGCGCCATCTTCGTCATCGACCAGAAGAACGTGATCCGCTACATCCACTTCGTCCCGGAGGTGACCCAAGAGCCGGACTACGCTGCGGTGCTGGCGGCGGCGAAGGAACTGGGATAGCCCGGACACCGGTATAAATGCCGAAGGCGCCCGCAGCTGAAGCCGCGGGCGCCTTTTTTTGCTATCGCGCCGCGCCGGTTATCGTCCTGATTTTACTGGACGCGGTGCACAGGTTGATAGTAAAAGGATTGTCATGGAAACCCGAACCATCCCCACCACCTTGCAGATCAGCTACGTGCTGGCGGTGCTCGCCGTGATCACGGTGCTGCACTTCCACCTGCTGCCGGCGGTTTTCGCCGGGCTGGCGGTGTACGCGCTCACGGCGAAGCTGGCGCTCAAGCTCCCGGTACGCTGGGGGACGCTGACCCAGAAGGTGGCGCTGGCTGGTATCATCCTGTTCGTGATCGGCTTGGTATCGGGGATCTGCCTGGGGCTATGGTCCTTTATGCGCGGGCACCACGGCATGTCCAACCTGCTCGACACCGCGGCGGAGACGCTCGACAACCTGAAGCGGAACCTGCCGGCGGACCTGACCGCGCTGCTGCCGGACACGGTAGACGAGCTGCGCGAGCAGATCGTCACCATGCTGCGCGAGCACGGCAAGAACATCTCCTCGGTGGGGATCTCGGGGGTGAAGACCTTCGCCCACCTGGTCTTGGGCATGGTGGTGGGGAGCCTCGCGGTCCTGCACCGCTTCAACAGGGAGGAAGGGTTCCCCCCCCTGGCCGGCCACCTGCACGACCGGCTCCTGAACCTGGCCAGCGCCTTCGACAAAGTGGTCTTCGCCCAGGTGAAGATCTCGCTGTTGAACACCGCCCTCACCGCGCTGTACCTGGCGGTGATCCTCCCCCTGTGCGGGGTGTACCTTCCCATGGTGACGCTTTTGATCCTGCTCACCTTCATCGCCGGCCTCCTTCCGGTGGTGGGGAACCTTATTTCCAATTTCACCATCGTGCTGATCAGCCTCGGGGTCTCCCCCATGGTCGGCGTCGCCTCTTTGGCCTTCCTGGTGCTGATCCACAAGCTGGAGTACTTCACCAACGCCCGCATCGTCGGCAGCGAGGTCAAGGCAAGCGTCTGGGAGCTACTCACTGCCATGCTGGTCATGGAAGCGATCTTCGGCGTGGCCGGCTTGGTCGCCGCCCCCGTGGTCTACGCCTGGCTCAAGGCCGAACTGAAGGCATACCGGCTGGTGTGAGCCTCCCCTTGGCCAAAGGGACCGCCCGTAGTATCATTTCCGGCATGGTCGCCAAGCTCCCCGCAAAAAATAACCCCGTTCCATGCTCCGTCCCCCGCGTCGGCGCGTCGCGTCGCCGCACCCTCCCCGGCATATCAACCCTGCACCGTTTCCCGCTCCTCTTGTCGCGCCTGGCCTGCGCCCTGCTCCTGGTCGCGCTCTGGGTCGCCGGCCCGTGCTCCCCGGCCGAGGCCGCCCCGACCGCCACCCTGTACTTCTTCTGGGGCGAGGGATGCCCGCACTGCGCCGAGGCGAAGCCCTGCCTGGATGAGCTGCGGCGCCGCTACCCCGGCCTCAGGGTGGAGGCAACGGAGGTGCTGAAACACCGGGAGAACATACCGCTTCTCATGCGGATGGCCAAGGAGCGGGGACGGGAGGCGACCGGGGTACCGGTCTTCATCATCGGGGCGCACTACTTCAGCGGGTTCTCGGAAGGGACTTCGGCGCAGCTGGAAGAGGCGGTCAAGGAGGCGCTGCAGCAGCCGGCCCGCCCTCCCCTGCCCCAAGCAGCCGCGCCCGGGGTGGCGCCGCTTACCGTACCGGGGGTGGGCAAGATCGACCCGCGGCGCTCCCTCACCGCCTTCACCCTGGTGCTCGCCTCTCTGGACAGCTTCAACCCCTGCGCCTTCTTCGTCCTCTTCTTCCTGTTGAGCCTTCTGATCCACGCCCGCTCGCGGCGTCGCATGCTGCTCATCGGCGGGGTCTTCGTCTTCGTCTCGGGGCTTTTGTACTTCCTGTTCCTGGCCGCCTGGCTGAACCTGTTCCTGATCGCCGGGGCACTCCCCGCCGTCACCACGGCCGCGGGCATCCTGGCGCTCCTCATCGGCCTGGTCAACGTGAAGGATTTCTTCCTGTTCCGGCGCGGCGTGACCCTCGGCATACCGGAAGGGAAAAAGCCCGAGCTTTTCGCCCGGATGCGACGGCTTCTGAAGACGGACTCCCTGCCATCGCTTCTGGCCGGGACCGGCGTGCTCGCCGTTGCCGCCAACAGCTACGAACTCTTGTGCACCGCCGGCTTCCCCATGGTCTTTACCCGCGCCCTGACCCTGCACGGGCTCACCGCGGCGGGGTACTACTTCTACCTCGCCCTGTACTGTCTGGTCTACGTGGTGCCGCTGACGCTGATCGTGGCGCTCTTTACCGCGACACTCGGGGGGAGCAAGCTGAGTGAATGGCAGGGGCGGGTGCTGAAGCTTGTTTCGGGGCTGATGATGCTGGGGCTTGGCGGGATGCTGCTGGTGAGGCCGGCGCTGTTGAGCAACCCGGCCGTCTCGGGTCTGCTCCTCGTGGCGACCCTGGCGCTCGCCGGTGCGCTCGCCATGTGCTGGCGGCGGGTGCACGCGGGAGGGGACGGCGGCGGGAGGACTACTCCGCGGCGAAGGAGCCGGTAAGGGCCGACTTGATCTTCTCCCCCAGGCTCGCCATGTCGAAGGGCTTCTGGATGAAGTTGACCCGGCTGTGGTCCACCCCTTTGTCCAAGAGCGTCTCCGGGGCATAGCCGGACATGTAGATGATCTTCAGGTCCGGGCGCAGGGCGAGGATGGTTTCCACCGCGTCCTTGCCGCTCGCCCCCGGCAGCATCACGTCCGAGAGCACCAGGTCGATACTGTGTTCCGCCCGGCACAGCTCCAGCGCCTGGGTTGAATTCTCGGCCAGGAGCACGCGGTATCCCATGTGCTCCAGCATCTTCAACGTCATCTTCCCCACGATCTCGTCGTCCTCGACCACCAGCACCGTACCGGTCGCCTGCCCCACCGGCACCGCCTTAAGCTCCTGGACCCGCTCCTGGAAGCGCGGCAGGTAGACCCTGAAGGTGGTGCCCACCCCGCGCTCGCTCTCCACGGTCACAAAGCCCCCGTTCTGGGTCACCATGCCGTAGACGCTGGCAAGGCCAAGCCCGCTCCCCTGCCCCACCTCCCGCGTCGTAAAGAAGGGTTCGAAGACCCGCCGGCAGGTCTCGCGGTCCATGCCGTGCCCGGAATCGGAGATGGCGATCTCCAGGTATTCGCCGGGCACCGCGTCTATGTTGGTGCTGCAGACCTCTTCTCCTACCGAGATGTTTTTGGTGCCGATGACCAAGTCCCCGCCGTGCGGCATGGCAGCGCCTGCGTTACTGACGATGTTGGCAACGATCTCTTCCAGCTGGGCCGGATCTATGCGCACCGGCCACGACTCCCGGCACAGCTTCAGCGCGATCCTGGCCCCGCTCCCGGCAAGGGTTGACACCTTGCGTGCAAGTTCTGCCAGCGCCTCGTTCGCGTCGATGGTTTTCGGGGAAATGAGCTGCTGCCGCGAGAAGCACAGGAGCTGCGCCGTGAGGTCGCGGGAACGCTGCGCCGCCTTGCAGATCTCGTGCAGATTCTCGGCGATGCGCTGGTGACCGTGGTACTCCATCGCCAACATCTCCGCGTAGCCGATGATGACTGACAGCATGTTGTTGAACTCGTGCGCCACCCCTCCCGCCAGGCGTCCCACCGATTCCATCTTGATGGCCTGCCTGAGTTTGTCCTCCAGAAGCTTCTGCTTGGTGATCTCGTTGATGATCATGCCGCAATAGCCCGGCTTGGGACGGAACAGCCAGACCTGGCACCACTTGCCGTTGAAGAAGTAGCGCTCCAGGAACAGCGGCGTCCCCTCGCGGGCCAGCCGCCCCAGGCTTTCCAGCTGGGAAGGCTCGAACTCAGGGAGCAGCTCCAGCATGGTGCGCCCCACCAGGTCCTCCTCGCAGTGGCCGGTGAAGGCCTCGAAAGCGGGGTTGACCTCGACGAAGCTGAAGTCGGCAGGGGTCCCCATCGGCCCCAGCAGCATCTTCAAGAGGGCGAAGCCGTTGCCCATGTTCTCGAACAGCAGCCGGTACTTGTCCTCGCTCTCCTTCAGGTTGCGATAGACCGTTCGGGCCGAGACGATAGCCATGGCGCAGACGTTGGCGGCGCTGACCGCAAGGTTCAGGTACCTTTGCAGGTGCTGGGGCATAGCGAAGTAGCCGGCCCAGAGCCACCCTACCAAGCCGTTGTGGTCCAGGCGCACCATGAAACCTGCGCCCTGCGCCGTTATCTCGAAGCTCCCTCCTACCCTACCGGCGAGTTGGCGCAAGGTGACGTCCTTGGTAAGCACCTCGCCGTGACGGTAGAGCGGTCCGCCGTTGCCCGGGATGAAAGCAACCTCCCTGGCCCCGAACAGCATTGCGAATACGGAGAGCAGCTCCTCGACCACCCGTTGCTCACCGCTGCTACTGGACAGCCTGGAGAGCAGATCGAGCAAAAGCGCGTAATCGGAGGCCGGCGCGACGCCGTCGTCCCCTTCCCCCGTCTCCTGCAGTTCCAGTTCGTCGTGCGCCCTTTGCAACTGCAGCGCGAGAAGTTCCAGTCCGACCGGTACCGACTCAACCGGCCGCTGCACGAAGGCGCCGAACTCCGCCAGGGTAGTGAGGCTTCCCGGCAAGCTCCCGGTATCGACCAGGGTGATCCTGGCACAGCTCTCGGCGAAGAATTCGGCCCCGGTAATCTCGTCAAACCCCCAGCCCTCGACGAAAGAGCGCCAGCGGCTAAGCCAACCCGGGGTGACCAGGTAGCCCCCGGCGGCGGTGAGCCTGTCGAAAGCGTAGTCGCCGCAGATCAGGGCGGCGCAGTGCCGCTTTTTCAGCAGCTGGATCCGGCGCAGGTCGTCGGGGGGGGCTCCCAGGTGTCCCAGGCATTCGCCCCCCACCACGATCGCCGGTGAGCCGCCGCACAGGCGACGCAGATCGTCCCAGGAAATCGGGGGACGGCCGCAGCACCCGGCGAAGGTGGTGCACTTCGCCCCCTGCAGGCATCCGCCAGCCAGGGCGCTATTCACCTCCTCCCCGAGGGCCTCGCAGCAGTAGATACGCGTGGTGGCCATGGTCACCCCCTCCCGCCGGCGAGCGGATAGCGCCCGTATTCCCGCACCGCCTGCCCGATAAGGCCGAGGGTCGTTTCGGGCACCTGCCACGGGATCTCGCCATGCTGATCCGAGAGGACGAAGCCACCGCCGGAGGCCCCGGCATCAATTGCCCCCTGCACCGCCGCGACGGTGGCGGCCTCGTCCCAGCTGCGCATCTGGACGCCGTTGAGGTTGCCCAGTACCGCCAGGCGCCCGCGGCAGGCCGCCTTCACCGCCGCAAGGTCCTCTTCCCCCCCAACGCCGACCATCTTGGTGCCGGTGTCAACCAGGTCGTCCACGACCTGCAGGCAGGGCCCCGACGCCAGGTGAGTGGCGGTCGGCCCCGCCATGGCGGCTATGGCCTTTTGTGCCACCGGACGGCCGAAGCGGCGATACAGGGTGGGGTCGATCATCTTGGCAGAGGCGAGCGGGTCGAAATAGCAAATGGCGTGGGCTCCGGCGGCAAGCTGGGCGTTGCCCCATGCCGCGCAGAAGGCGCCGTTGATCTCCATGAGCCGGTGCATGAGGTCGGGACGGTCGAAGATGAGGTCGAGATAGTGGTCGAAGCCGAGCTGCATCACCGGCAGCGAGAAGGGAGACATGACCACGCCGATGATGGGGACGCTGTCGCCGACCGCCTGCCTCAGGGCGCGCTGCGCTTCCAGTACCCGCGTGAGCCCCGGCACGTCCGCTATCCGCGGCGGGGTGAGCGAGGCAATGGTGTCGGCCTTGAGCGGCGGCGGACCCGCGTTGGGAGGGCCGTCCTCCCTGAAGATGGTGCTTCCCCCCCAGGCCTCCGCTTCCAGCGAGGCGTGGAAGAATGCGTAGATGCAGTCGTGCCCGTAGCGCTTGAGCATGCGCAACTGCCCCTGCACCACGTGTTCGGCTTTGGCAAAGTACTCCTCGATGGTGAGCCCGAGTTCGCGGGCGCCGTGCAGGGAAAGGAGCAGGAACAGGGGCACCCGGTCCGGCTCCCGGTGCGACAAGGTGGTGAGGACGCGCTCCATGCTGGTCATGACTCCCCCTCCCTGAGCTGCGCCAGTGCGGGCAGCACCTGTGACGCCGTGTCGCAGCTCAGGTCCGCCCCCACCTCACGGTGCAGCGCCGGGTCGAGGCGGAAGGGGGCACCTCCCACCACGATGCTGCACGTTATCCCGAGCCGGTCCAGGGCTTCACGCACCTCGCGCACCTTGAGGGCGGAGGGGAGCATCAATGCCGAGATCAACAGCACCCGCACCCCGTCCCGCTGCACGCGCCGGACCAACTCCTGCACATCCACCGTGCCGTAATCGAGGTACGGGATGCCGGCCCCCTTGAGCACGAACCCCACCAGGCGCTTGCCCAGCAGGTGGTAGTCCTCGAGCACCGCCAGCGCCACCCGCCGGCGTTCCTGCACCGACCCGGAACGCCCGCCGAGCACCTCTTCCATGAACTCCTCGCACAGGCGTCCGCTCATGTAGACGTGGGAGAGGGAAAGATCGCCGCGGTCCCACTTTTCGCCGATGACAGTCAGGGCCGGAGCGATCACCTGTTCGCAGAAGTTCAAAGGGGAGAGGCCGGAATCGGCATGGATGCGCTGTATGGCCAGCCGGTCCATCCCAACCAGGGCGGATTCCAGCAGCAGCACGGGGGAACCTTCACGATAATCGGCAGCGTTACCGGAATAGCAGGAGGTGACCATGTATCTCTCCAGATAGCAACTTGTTGCACGGAAAACGACAAGCAGATCCAGTCAATACAGCTTAAACATCAGGGGAATCGAAGAAGACACTTCGGTTAGGACTAAAACTTACACCTCCTTCGGATATTAGTCCACTGCAATGTTCACCTTTTTGACAGCCATGGAGCTCTTTTGACTATTTTTTGGATTCTTTGTGACTGTAATCACTCTCGCTGTGTCAGTCTTCGCGGCAGCCTCCCTGCCGGCCAAAGCCCGGCATTGACTGGAGCGCCCAAACAATTATCATACTCTAATTATTCATCGGAGGTGATAGCCATGGGCGCATTTGACATTGTGGTCGTGGGAGCGGGAATTTCCGGGTCGACACTGGCGGAACGTTACGCCGCCCGGGGTGCACGGGTGCTGGTGCTGGAGAAGCGGCACCATATCGGCGGCAACTGCTACGACAGTTTCGACGACCACGGCATCCTGGTCTCCAACTATGGCGCCCACCTGTTCCATACCGAGTACGAGGACGTGTGGCGCTACGTGAACCGCTTCTCCCAGTGGTACCCCTACCAGCACCGCGTGCTGGCCCGGGTGGACGGCAAGCTGGTGCCGATCCCCGTCAACATCACCACGGTCAATTCCGTGTTCGGGCTCACCATGCAATGCGAAGCCGAGATGCAGCGCTTCCTGGACCGGGTCCAGGTGAAGCACCCCGCCCCCGCAAACGGAGAGGACGCGGCTCTGGCGCGGGTGGGGCACGTCCTGTACGAGAAGATGTTCAAGCACTACACCAAGAAGCAGTGGAACAAGTATCCGCACGAACTGGACGCCTCGGTGCTGCAGAGGATCCCCATCCGCACCAACTTCGACGACCGCTACTTCAGCGACCGCTACCAGGCGCTACCCCTGGAGGGGTACACGAAACTCTTCGAGAAGATGCTCGCCCACCCCAACATCGAGGTGCGCCTGAACACCGACTACTTCGACGTCAGGGACAGCGCCGAGGTGCGCGGCTGCCGCAAGCTCTTCTACGCCGGCCCCATCGACCGCTTCTTCGACTACCGGCATTCGCGGCGCCAGAAGCTGCAGTGGCGCTCCATCCGCTTCGAGTGGATCACCCTGGACCAGGAGTACTTCCAGGAGAACTCGGTGATCAACTACCCCGACCCCGTCGACGGCGACTTCACCCGCATCGTCGAGTACAAGCACTTCACCCGCCAGAAGCACCACAAGACCACCATCTCCCGCGAGTACACCACCGACGAGGGGGAACCGTACTACCCGGTCCCCAACCCCGAGAACGAGGCCATCTACCGGCGCTACCAGGAGGAGGCTGACCGGCTGGCCAACGTTCACTTCGTCGGGCGCCTGGCCAACTACAAGTACTTCAACATGGACCAGGCCTTCAAGAACGCCCTCGACCTGTTCCACGGCCTGGAGGGGGCCGACGCCGACTTGTTGTAAATCGCGGTTGCCCTGCTAGTCTTTGCGGATGAATTTTTTTTAATCCTTCATCGAGGCATGGCGCATGGAATATCCCCGCCCCCAACTGCAGCGCCCGGAATGGCTCTCCCTGGACGGCCCCTGGCGCTTCACCTACGACGACGCCGGGCGCTACGGCATCCCGTCCGACATCGAGTCCTGGCCGCTCACCATCGAGGTCCCCTTCGCCCCGGAAGCCAACGCCTCCGGCATCGGGGACACCGGTTTCCACAAGGTCTGCTGGTACCAGCGCGACTTCGAGTTGCGCCCCGAACCGGGCAAGAAGGTGCTGCTGCACTTCGGCGCCGTCGACTACCTGGCCCACGTCTGGGTCAACGATATGCTGGTGGCCAGGCACCGTGGCGGCTTTACCCCCTTCAGCGCCGACATCGGCCACGTGCTCTCCGCCAACGGCATCCAGCGGGTCACGGTGCGGGTGGAGGACGACCCCGAAGACCTGGAAAAGCCGCGCGGCAAGCAGGATTGGCGCCCAGAGCCCCATGCCATCTGGTACTACCGCACCACCGGCATCTGGCAGACGGTCTGGCTGGAGCAGGTGCCTGAGACCTACGTCAGGAGGATCCGCTGGTCGCCGCACCTGGAACGCTGGGAGATCGGATTTGAGGCCTTCATCCTGGGGCCCATCGCCGACGAACTCGAGGTGCAGGTGCGCCTCTCCAGCGACGGCGACCTCCTGGTCGAGGACCGCTACCGGGTGATCCGCGGCGAGGTGCACCGCAGGATAGCCCTCTCCGACCCCGGCATCGACGACTTCCGAAATGACCTGCTCTGGTCCCCCGAGCACCCGCGCCTGATCGATGCGGAGGTGAAGCTCATGCAGGGGGGCGAGGTGATTGACAGCATCACCTCCTACACGGCGCTTCGCTCCGCGAAGGTGCACCGGGACCGCTTCCTCCTGAACGGCCGGCTCTACCCCCTGAAGCTGGTGCTGGACCAGGGGTACTGGCCCGATACCCTGATGACGCCCCCCTCCTCCGAGGCGGCCCGGCGCGACGTGGAGCTCGCCAAGGCGATGGGGTTCAACGGGGTGAGAAAACACCAGAAGCTCGAGGACCCGCGCTACCTGTACTGGGCGGACCGGCTCGGCCTCGTCGTCTGGGCCGAGATGCCATCGGCCTTCCGCTTCACCAACCGCGCCGTGAAGCGCCTGATGCGGGAGTGGACCGAGGCAATAGAGCGCGACTACAGCCACCCTTGCGTCATCGTCTGGGTCCCTTTCAACGAATCATGGGGGGTCCCCGACCTCACCGCCACCCAGGCCCACCGCGATGCGGTGCACGCCTTCTACCACCTCACCAAGACGCTCGACCCGGAGCGCCCCGTGATCGGCAACGACGGCTGGGAAAGCTCGGCAACCGACATCATTGGCATCCACGACTACGACAACAACCCGGACACGCTCCGGGCGCGCTACGGCCCGCAGGTGAAGCCGGACGAGCTCTTCGACCGGCGCCGCCCCGGGGGACGCATCCTCACCCTGGACGGCTACCCGCACCGGGGCCAGCCCATCATCCTCACCGAGTTCGGCGGGGTCGCCTACGTGAACCCCGCGGACGAGTCGCACCGGGGCACCTGGGGCTACTTCAGGCACGACAACCTGGAGCAGTTCGAGAAACTGGTGCTCGCCCTGATCGACGTCGCCCGCGGCACCGCCATGTTCAGCGGCTTTTGCTACACCCAGTTCGCCGACACCTTCCAGGAAGCCAACGGCCTCCTCTACCCGGACCGGACCCCGAAGATCCCGCTGGAGAAAATCGCCCAGGCGGTACGGGGACAGGTCGAGGAGGGGGCGCTGCATTGGGAAAGCACCTAGCACAAATCCCCCGCACAGATACCCTCAGGCCCCGACGCCGAGGGAAAGGGACGACGACATGCTCTACAGGGAAGAGATGAAGAAGCCCGACGGACGCAGCCTCACCCTCTACGGCCGCACCCCGATCCGGGTCGAGGGGGAGGCCCCCTGCCCGAACCGCGAGCCTTTGCAGGCCAACCCGCACCTGCGCTGGCACCCCCTGCGGGGGGAATGGGTCGCCTATGCGAGCTACCGCCAGGGGCGCACCTTCATGCCCCCCCCCGAGTTCAACCCGCTTGCCCCCACCCGCGACCCGGAGAACCCGACCGAGCTCCCCCAGGGGGAGTACCAGGTGGCGGTGTTCGACAACCGCTTCCCTTCGCTGGCCCAGGCCGCCCACGACCCGCCGCGGGAGGCGGTGAAGACCGCACCGGCCCGGGGCAAGTGCGAGGTGGTGGTCTTTACCAAGGACCCGATCGCCTCGCTCGCCTCGCTGCCCCTGGACCACATCGAGCTCCTCATGGAAGTCTGGGGGGACCGGGTGGCCGTGCTCGGCAGCGACAAGTGCATCAAGTACGTGCTCCCGTTCGAGAACAAGGGGGTCGAGGTTGGGGTGACCCTGCACCACCCGCACGGCCAGATTTACGCCTATCCCTTCGTCCCGCCGGCCCCGGCGCGCATGCAGACCGAGGAGCTGATGCACTACCGCGAGCGGGGGCGCCCGCTGCTCGAGGAACTGATCGAGGGGGAGGTGATCTCCGGAGAGCGCATCCTCTACGCAGGCGAACACGCCGTCTCCTTCGTCCCCCCCTGCGCCCGCTACCCCTACGAGGTGTGGGTGGCGCCGCGCCGGGCGGTCCCCGGGTTCGACCGGCTGGAGCCGGCGGTGCGGGCCGACCTGGCCCGGGCCCTGAAAACCACGCTCCTCAAATACGACGGACTGTGGCAGCGCCCTTTCCCCTACCTGATGGCGTGGTACGGCGCCCCCACCGACGGCAGGCACCACCCCGAGAGCCACCTGCACGCCGAGTTCTATCCCCCCTACCGCTCCAGCGACCGGCTCAAGTACCTGGCCGGCACCGAACTTGCCGCCGGCATGTTCGCCAACGACGCGCTCCCCGAGGAGAAGGCGCGTGAACTGAAAAATGTGGAGGTGCTGCTATGAACGACGCCATCCGCGCGGCCGAAGCGGCCGAAAAGGTACGGCTGATCCGGGAGTCGCTCTGCCCGGATATGGCGGTGCGCCTGAAAGGGGTCGACTGGTTCGCCTGGATCACGGCGGGCGGCTCTAACGA
This window of the Geomonas agri genome carries:
- the galT gene encoding galactose-1-phosphate uridylyltransferase encodes the protein MLYREEMKKPDGRSLTLYGRTPIRVEGEAPCPNREPLQANPHLRWHPLRGEWVAYASYRQGRTFMPPPEFNPLAPTRDPENPTELPQGEYQVAVFDNRFPSLAQAAHDPPREAVKTAPARGKCEVVVFTKDPIASLASLPLDHIELLMEVWGDRVAVLGSDKCIKYVLPFENKGVEVGVTLHHPHGQIYAYPFVPPAPARMQTEELMHYRERGRPLLEELIEGEVISGERILYAGEHAVSFVPPCARYPYEVWVAPRRAVPGFDRLEPAVRADLARALKTTLLKYDGLWQRPFPYLMAWYGAPTDGRHHPESHLHAEFYPPYRSSDRLKYLAGTELAAGMFANDALPEEKARELKNVEVLL